The following are encoded in a window of Panicum virgatum strain AP13 chromosome 5N, P.virgatum_v5, whole genome shotgun sequence genomic DNA:
- the LOC120676426 gene encoding uncharacterized protein LOC120676426 produces the protein MYDEKEPEHTSVLTGPKYVKEVLEGHERWCKVDFRMESEIFRAIVHFLRVENLLRDTRGVMIEEQFAMFMFMLSHNASTERLKKRFQHSGETIHRKITEFFDIIPALTHKFLKLPDVYQTHVKIASDPRYMPFFQNCIGAIDGTHIPITIAEEKAPPYRNRKGTLSQNVMCACDFDLKFTFISCGWEGSASDAGVLRSARNKGFNVPVGKFYLVDAGYANTPSFIAPYRGVRYHLSEFRRHRSYANYKELFNHRHAQLHNHIERAFGVLKK, from the exons ATGTATGATGAGAAAGAGCCAGAGCACACCTCAGTTTTGACCGGTCCAAAATATGTCAAAGAAGTCTTAGAAGGTCATGAGAGGTGGTGTAAAGTGGACTTTAGGATGGAGTCTGAGATTTTTAGAGCTATAGTACACTTTCTTAGAGTGGAGAATCTATTACGTGACACACGTGGTGTTATGATTGAAGAGCAGTTTGCAATGTTTATGTTCATGCTCTCTCATAATGCGAGCACCGAGAGGCTAAAAAAGAGATTCCAACATAGTGGTGAGACTATACATAGGAAAATTACAGAGTTCTTCGATATAATTCCAGCCCTTACTCATAAGTTTCTGAAGCTTCCAGATGTATACCAAACACATGTCAAGATTGCGTCCGACCCTCGATATATGCCTTTCTTCCAG AACTGCATTGGTGCTATAGATGGCACCCACATCCCTATCACCATTGCAGAAGAAAAGGCACCTCCTTACAGAAACAGGAAAGGAACATTGTCACAAAATGTGATGTGCGCATGTGATTTTGATCTGAAATTCACTTTCATATCATGCGGATGGGAGGGATCCGCATCTGATGCAGGAGTTCTACGGTCTGCTCGTAATAAGGGATTTAATGTGCCGGTGGGGAAGTTCTACCTTGTTGATGCTGGATATGCAAATACACCCTCGTTCATTGCTCCATATAGAGGAGTTAGATACCACCTTAGTGAGTTCAGGAGGCATAGGTCATATGCAAACTATAAAGAATTATTCAACCATCGGCATGCACAACTGCATAATCACATTGAAAGGGCTTTTGGCGTGCTGAAAAAGTGA
- the LOC120674477 gene encoding protein REVEILLE 4-like, producing the protein MEGGDDAPEKKARKPYTLTKPREPWSAEEHGRFLDALLMFGRDWKKIEEHVRTKTTVQIRSHAQKYFLKVQKLGLAAGLPPPHPRRRFAMELQSSAAGSSAAAVPLLHVEPHGAPVPVPGPSGAVAHGCIGWNCPGGLPAGGSSGKCLCQISIGTARFRQWLSEWSSDNVSGCFSEMRGLDWAGASASGIPAWLNSDARSQIAPPVTLPGGSQFVGTPSFSSTSMAWAGSCSSRGSAIDSVQKDDEQIELPLSPDDLHFAQVYRFVGDVFDPNTPIPVEAHLQKLKGMDDITVKTILLVLRNLENNLSEPQFEPIRRLLSTYDPRRGSFGQL; encoded by the exons ATGGAGGGCGGCGACGATgcgccggagaagaaggcgAGGAAGCCCTACACCTTGACCAAGCCCCGGGAGCCATGGAGCGCCGAGGAGCACGGCCGGTTCCTCGACGCGCTGCTCAT GTTCGGGCGCGACTGGAAGAAGATAGAGGAGCATGTCCGCACCAAGACCACCGTACAG ATACGGAGCCACGCGCAGAAGTACTTCCTCAAGGTCCAGAAGCTCGGCCTGGCCgccgggctgccgccgccgcacccgcgccGCCGGTTCGCCATGGAGCTGCAGAGCTCGGCGGCCGGAAGCAGCGCGGCCGCCGTGCCGTTGCTGCACGTGGAGCCCCACGGCGCGCCGGTCCCCGTGCCAGGTCCGTCCGGCGCCGTTGCTCACGGCTGCATCGGTTGGAACTGCCCCGGAGGTCTCCCTGCAGGCGGCAGCAGTGGCAAGTGCCTCTGTCAAATCTCCATTGGAACTGCACGATTCAGACAGTGGCTTTCTGAATGGTCATCTGACAATGTTTCAGGATGTTTTTCAGAGATGCGAGGCTTGGACTGGGCTGGCGCTTCAGCTTCAGGGATTCCAGCATGGCTGAACAGTGACGCACGGAGCCAGATTGCACCACCGGTAACACTTCCCG GTGGCAGCCAGTTCGTTGGGACTCCAAGCTTCAGCAGCACGAGCATGGCTTGGGCTGGCAGCTGTTCAAGCAGAGGATCggcaattgattctgttcagaaAGATGATGAACAGATTGAGCTTCCATTGTCGCCAG ATGATCTGCATTTCGCGCAAGTATACAGGTTCGTCGGCGACGTATTCGACCCGAACACGCCGATCCCAGTTGAAGCCCATCTTCAGAAGCTCAAGGGCATGGATGATATCACAGTCAAGACG ATCTTGTTGGTGCTGAGAAATCTCGAGAACAACTTGTCAGAACCTCAGTTTGAACCCATC AGAAGGTTGTTGTCGACGTATGACCCAAGAAGAGGGTCGTTTGGCCAATTGTAG
- the LOC120671896 gene encoding glycine-rich cell wall structural protein 1.8-like, translated as MGGGHDMHGHNGGVKGFVSNLVHGGEGHGHGHGYPPPAAYPAHSAHYGGHMGSYHTGHGGGHHHGGYGGGKHKGGMFGGGKYRKWK; from the exons atgggcggcgGGCACGACATGCACGGGCACAACGGCGGCGTGAAGGGGTTCGTGTCCAACCTCGTCCACGGCGGGGAAGGTCACGGCCACGGGCACGGGtaccctccgccggccgcctaCCCCGCGCACTCGGCGCACTACG GCGGGCACATGGGGTCGTACCAcaccggccacggcggcgggcaccACCACggcggctacggcggcggcaagcACAAGGGCGGCATGTTCGGCGGCGGCAAGTACAGGAAATGGAAGTAg
- the LOC120676208 gene encoding serine/arginine-rich splicing factor RS2Z33-like isoform X1 → MPRYDDRYGGNTRLYVGRISSRTRTEDLEDIFSRYGRVRYVDMKHEFAFVEFSDARDADDARYNLDGRDINGSRIIVEFAKGVPRGPGGSREYMGREPPPGSGRCFNCGIDGHWARDCKAGDWKNRCYRCGDRGHIERDCRNSPKSLRRGRSYSRSPSPRRGRSRDRSYSRSRSRSYSRSQSPKRDTRDERRSMSPRDSRSPRRSPSPSKGRGRSPSRSPAPRERNGSDHSMSPRRADSGSPADHERRGRSPSPREYKENGNQRISPRGSASP, encoded by the exons ATGCCCCGCTACGATGACCGGTACGGTGGGAACACAAGGCTGTACGTGGGTCGTATCTCCTCTCGTACAAGGACAGAGGACCTTGAAGACATTTTCAGCAGATATGGGAG AGTGCGTTATGTGGATATGAAGCATGAGTTTGCATTTGTT GAGTTTAGCGATGCCCGGGATGCTGATGATGCAAGGTACAACCTTGATGGTCGGGATATCAATGGAAGCCGCATAATTGTTGAGTTTGCTAAAGGG GTTCCGCGTGGCCCAGGAGGATCCCGTGAATATATGGGCAGGGAACCACCTCCAGGTTCTGGCCGCTGCTTTAACTGTGGTATTGATGGGCACTGGGCTCGTGACTGCAAAGCTGGTGACTGGAAAAACAGGTGCTACCGCTGCGGAGATAGGGGCCACATAGAAAGAGACTGTCGGAATAGCCCTAAGAGTCTCAG GCGTGGAAGAAGTTACTCAAGATCCCCATCCCCTCGTCGTGGAAGGAGCCGTGATAGGAGTTACAGCAGGAGCCGCAGTAGGAGCTACAG CCGCTCCCAATCTCCAAAGAGGGATACCCGTGACGAAAGGCGATCAATGAGCCCTCGCGACAGCCGCAGCCCAAGGAGGAGCCCTTCACCATCCAAGGGGAGGGGACGCAGCCCCAGCAGGAGTCCTGCACCAAGGGAACGCAATGGCTCAGATCACAGCATGAGCCCAAGGAGAGCTGACAGCGGTAGCCCAGCAGATCACGAGCGCCGTGGTCGTAGCCCAAGCCCCAGGGAGTACAAAGAAAATGGCAACCAGCGCATTTCGCCTAGAGGAAGTGCATCCCCCTGA
- the LOC120676208 gene encoding serine/arginine-rich splicing factor RS2Z33-like isoform X2, producing the protein MKHEFAFVEFSDARDADDARYNLDGRDINGSRIIVEFAKGVPRGPGGSREYMGREPPPGSGRCFNCGIDGHWARDCKAGDWKNRCYRCGDRGHIERDCRNSPKSLRRGRSYSRSPSPRRGRSRDRSYSRSRSRSYSRSQSPKRDTRDERRSMSPRDSRSPRRSPSPSKGRGRSPSRSPAPRERNGSDHSMSPRRADSGSPADHERRGRSPSPREYKENGNQRISPRGSASP; encoded by the exons ATGAAGCATGAGTTTGCATTTGTT GAGTTTAGCGATGCCCGGGATGCTGATGATGCAAGGTACAACCTTGATGGTCGGGATATCAATGGAAGCCGCATAATTGTTGAGTTTGCTAAAGGG GTTCCGCGTGGCCCAGGAGGATCCCGTGAATATATGGGCAGGGAACCACCTCCAGGTTCTGGCCGCTGCTTTAACTGTGGTATTGATGGGCACTGGGCTCGTGACTGCAAAGCTGGTGACTGGAAAAACAGGTGCTACCGCTGCGGAGATAGGGGCCACATAGAAAGAGACTGTCGGAATAGCCCTAAGAGTCTCAG GCGTGGAAGAAGTTACTCAAGATCCCCATCCCCTCGTCGTGGAAGGAGCCGTGATAGGAGTTACAGCAGGAGCCGCAGTAGGAGCTACAG CCGCTCCCAATCTCCAAAGAGGGATACCCGTGACGAAAGGCGATCAATGAGCCCTCGCGACAGCCGCAGCCCAAGGAGGAGCCCTTCACCATCCAAGGGGAGGGGACGCAGCCCCAGCAGGAGTCCTGCACCAAGGGAACGCAATGGCTCAGATCACAGCATGAGCCCAAGGAGAGCTGACAGCGGTAGCCCAGCAGATCACGAGCGCCGTGGTCGTAGCCCAAGCCCCAGGGAGTACAAAGAAAATGGCAACCAGCGCATTTCGCCTAGAGGAAGTGCATCCCCCTGA